In Drosophila teissieri strain GT53w chromosome 2R, Prin_Dtei_1.1, whole genome shotgun sequence, the following proteins share a genomic window:
- the LOC122614737 gene encoding uncharacterized protein LOC122614737 — translation MECRAVPILPTYSQACGTSMPRKPSLCRTLFDYGPLNDPVIILITLAVVVGSFCLLSGFILLCVVSKAWQDETSEAILLMAIGFFITALSCVSWKLTRAQRISQLVDALGGDTQTL, via the exons ATGGAGTGCAGAGCTGTTCCCATTCTCCCCACCTACTCACAAGCCTG TGGTACTTCTATGCCCCGGAAACCGTCCCTCTGCCGCACGCTCTTCGACTACGGACCTCTGAATGATCCGGTGATCATACTCATCACGCTAGCCGTCGTAGTTGGATCCTTTTGCCTGCTCAGCGGCTTCATCCTGCTCTGCGTTGTGTCGAAAGCCTGGCAGGATGAGACCTCCGAGGCCATTCTTCTGATGG CGATTGGCTTCTTCATCACGGCCTTGTCCTGCGTATCGTGGAAGCTGACGCGAGCTCAGCGAATCTCCCAATTGGTGGATGCCCTCGGCGGAGATACCCAAACGCTTTAG
- the LOC122614463 gene encoding glandular kallikrein has translation MLAIHSGFFAIKIMLLWRGVTSQFLESDCGYPGITPKIMNGQNAEVRNNPWMAYIFKYNNEGVAELVCGGTLIHKEFVLTAAHCIARDHILAVRLGEHSTSRYYAVTKAFRNKNFTITDYSHDIGILRIQPEVQFNAFIRPVCIITDPTKVPNVKTFRAAGWGRTENETFSRALKTVELNELNASECYNIFGMNLTESQICAGHPNGDTCVGDSGGPLIHPVYMDGSLRYVQLGITSFGRSDCRSGGVYTRLSCFIDWILMVVNTYTVRSPPMIQFRRGSFGK, from the exons ATGTTGGCCATCCATTCGGGTTTTTTCGCGATCAAAATCATGTTGCTCTGGCGAGGGGTTACGTCCCAGTTCCTTGAGTCGGACTGCGGCTACCCTGGCATCACACCCAAAATAATGAATGGTCAGAATGCTGAAGTCAGAAACAATCCTTGGATGgcatatatattcaaatataataATGAGGGAGTAGCTGAGCTCGTATGCGGGGGAACTCTCATTCACAAAG AGTTCGTTTTGACTGCAGCCCATTGCATCGCAAGAGACCACATACT TGCCGTGCGTCTGGGAGAACATAGTACATCAAGGTATTATGCAGTGACCAAGGCCTTTCGGAACAAGAACTTTACAATTACAGATTATAGCCACGATATAGGGATACTTCGAATACAACCAGAGGTGCAGTTTAATG CTTTCATCAGACCCGTGTGCATCATCACGGATCCCACAAAAGTGCCCAATGTCAAAACCTTCCGGGCTGCCGGTTGGGGAAGAACGGAAAACGAGACATTTTCGAGAGCGCTGAAAACCGTAGAGTTGAACGAACTCAATGCATCCGAGTGCTACAACATATTTGGGATGAACCTAACCGAGAGCCAAATCTGCGCAGGACATCCGAACGGGGACACCTGTGTGGGCGACTCTGGAGGTCCGTTGATTCATCCGGTGTATATGGATGGGTCTCTGCGGTACGTGCAACTTGGAATCACAAGTTTTGGAAGGTCGGATTGCCGCAGTGGAGGAGTTTATACCCGGCTATCATGCTTTATTGACTGGATTCTTATGGTGGTAAACACCTACACGGTACGCAGTCCTCCGATGATACAGTTTCGACGAGGATCTTtcggtaaataa